In Verrucomicrobiota bacterium, a single genomic region encodes these proteins:
- a CDS encoding FAD-dependent oxidoreductase, giving the protein MNIQKSPFRTIEHRVDLCVVGGGMTGLCAAVAAARRGASVVLMQDRPALGGNASSEIGVHIIGADRIGSVPYARETGILEELRLKNLVRNPQANLSMWDLVVYDTVRHTPGLELLLNCSCLDATMDGPVLRTVTGWQLSTQTWHVVHAKIFADCSGDAILAPLTGAEHRMGREAAAEYDESFAPDASDPRTMGMSYIFYTREHDKPMPFVPFDWARKFKSCDDLPWGQGDHARWAVSPWWAEMGGEHHAIHDSELLRDELFKFNLGLWDHIKNGSCVHRERAQNWAIEKVQFVPGRRESRRYVGAHVLSQREVEAGGLFPDVVCHGGWTLDDHHPAGADSFSKHQQPPTIHHPAPSPYGIPYRALYSKNIENLMFAGRVASCTHVAMSSTRVMGTCSVMGQALGTAAALACRHGLMPHGVSDRIGELQQQLLADDVYLPGVMLDVGETTRRARLEASQGDPEPIRDGFQRPVSSDPFIWMHKPAFSKVDDAELAAYDPHSWRAAPGDHAAYHFDKPALVEQVTLILDSNLERSVALKAPGVQEAFPENLPKQFRVEVRQGSAWEPVAVITGNTQRQVRVPVNQTTDGVRFVLEETHGGDSSQIYGIIPR; this is encoded by the coding sequence ATGAACATTCAAAAGAGCCCCTTCCGCACCATCGAGCACCGCGTCGATCTCTGTGTCGTCGGCGGCGGGATGACCGGCCTGTGCGCCGCCGTGGCGGCGGCGCGCCGAGGGGCGTCGGTTGTCCTTATGCAGGATCGGCCCGCGCTCGGCGGGAATGCCTCCAGCGAGATCGGTGTCCACATTATCGGCGCGGACCGCATCGGGAGTGTGCCGTATGCACGAGAGACCGGGATCCTGGAGGAGCTGCGCCTGAAAAACCTGGTGCGCAATCCGCAGGCCAATCTCTCGATGTGGGATCTGGTCGTGTATGACACCGTGCGGCACACACCGGGTCTCGAGTTGCTGCTGAATTGCTCGTGTCTCGACGCGACGATGGACGGACCGGTCCTGCGGACGGTGACCGGTTGGCAACTCTCCACGCAGACCTGGCATGTGGTGCATGCGAAGATTTTTGCGGATTGCTCCGGCGACGCGATCCTGGCGCCGCTGACGGGAGCGGAACATCGCATGGGCCGCGAGGCCGCCGCCGAGTATGACGAGTCCTTCGCCCCGGATGCGTCGGACCCGCGCACCATGGGCATGAGCTACATTTTTTACACGCGCGAACACGACAAGCCGATGCCCTTCGTTCCGTTCGACTGGGCACGGAAGTTCAAGAGCTGCGACGACCTGCCCTGGGGGCAGGGGGATCACGCCCGCTGGGCGGTCAGCCCCTGGTGGGCCGAGATGGGCGGGGAGCACCACGCCATTCACGACAGCGAACTGCTCCGTGACGAATTGTTCAAGTTCAACCTGGGTCTCTGGGATCACATCAAGAATGGCAGCTGCGTTCACCGCGAGCGCGCCCAAAACTGGGCGATTGAGAAAGTCCAGTTCGTGCCCGGTCGCCGCGAAAGCCGCCGTTATGTCGGTGCGCATGTGCTCAGCCAGCGCGAAGTCGAGGCCGGCGGCCTGTTTCCGGATGTCGTTTGCCACGGCGGCTGGACGCTGGATGACCACCACCCGGCGGGTGCGGATTCGTTTTCCAAGCACCAACAGCCGCCGACGATCCACCATCCGGCGCCCTCCCCGTACGGCATCCCTTACCGCGCGCTCTATTCAAAGAACATCGAGAACCTCATGTTTGCCGGACGCGTTGCCAGTTGCACGCATGTGGCGATGAGCAGCACGCGTGTCATGGGCACCTGCAGCGTCATGGGCCAGGCTCTCGGCACCGCGGCGGCCCTCGCCTGTCGCCACGGCCTGATGCCGCACGGCGTCTCGGATCGCATCGGCGAGTTGCAGCAGCAGTTGCTGGCCGACGATGTCTACCTGCCCGGGGTCATGCTTGATGTGGGCGAGACAACCCGGCGCGCCCGTCTGGAAGCCAGCCAGGGCGACCCGGAACCGATACGCGACGGCTTCCAACGCCCCGTCTCCTCCGACCCGTTCATCTGGATGCACAAGCCGGCTTTCAGCAAGGTAGACGATGCCGAACTCGCCGCGTATGATCCGCACAGTTGGCGCGCCGCCCCCGGCGACCATGCGGCATACCACTTCGACAAGCCCGCACTCGTGGAGCAGGTCACGTTGATTCTCGACAGCAATCTGGAACGCAGCGTCGCGCTCAAAGCGCCCGGCGTTCAGGAGGCGTTCCCGGAAAATCTCCCGAAACAGTTCCGCGTCGAGGTTCGACAGGGATCCGCTTGGGAGCCGGTCGCCGTCATCACCGGCAACACGCAGCGCCAGGTGCGCGTGCCGGTCAATCAAACAACCGACGGAGTCCGGTTTGTGCTCGAAGAGACGCACGGCGGCGACTCCAGCCAAATCTACGGAATCATTCCCCGCTAG
- a CDS encoding sulfatase-like hydrolase/transferase: protein MSRSKPNILFILSDQHRRDAAGCYGHPVVKTPNLDRLAASGTRFTRTYAEAPICGPSRSALITGRHVHNCGAYTHRHMGEDMGLPTMASIFREAGYVTGAFGKVHAAGESDTNDIGFDERALEIYTPMQSDYQRTVGLEKFWEYCSYLPHYKPHPDAKERNGYNPKNEPIQLEEEFILDRLTAERSIEFLKQHREEPFFLWVGLEKPHNEMYAPKRFHDMYDPARIELPGNLYNSRDRLPDTIYDNPIFPINTPGTYTDDEIRNCMAAYFANVSYMDEQLGRILDALKEQGLDENTIVVYASDHGENLFSHQMVQKQCFFETAVGVPMICRITGVTEPGSIRHQLTTLLDLLPTFCDACGIEAPAGLDGKSLLPVLRANSPLRDAVFSEFYEFGTAERMVRCDRWKYVHSEGDLHQLYDLENDPDENVNLIDHPDYQAICAELDALVCRDWAKPDMTGIPKPRGDTRIGQKSHRPPEVR from the coding sequence ATGAGCCGATCCAAACCGAACATCCTCTTCATCCTTTCCGACCAGCACCGGCGGGATGCCGCCGGCTGTTACGGGCATCCCGTCGTGAAGACTCCGAACCTCGACCGGCTTGCGGCCTCGGGGACGCGGTTCACGCGCACCTACGCCGAGGCGCCTATCTGCGGGCCCTCCCGGTCGGCGCTCATCACCGGCCGGCATGTGCACAACTGCGGGGCATACACCCACAGGCACATGGGCGAGGACATGGGGCTGCCGACCATGGCGAGCATCTTCCGCGAGGCAGGCTATGTCACCGGCGCCTTCGGCAAGGTCCATGCCGCCGGCGAATCCGATACCAACGACATCGGCTTCGACGAGCGTGCCCTAGAGATCTACACGCCGATGCAGAGCGACTACCAGCGCACCGTCGGGCTGGAGAAGTTTTGGGAGTATTGCAGCTACCTACCGCATTATAAGCCGCACCCCGATGCCAAGGAGCGGAATGGTTACAATCCGAAAAATGAACCGATCCAGCTGGAGGAGGAGTTCATTCTCGACCGGCTTACCGCCGAGCGCTCGATCGAGTTTTTGAAGCAGCACAGGGAAGAGCCCTTTTTTCTTTGGGTCGGATTGGAAAAACCGCACAACGAGATGTATGCGCCCAAGCGCTTCCACGACATGTATGATCCGGCCCGCATCGAGTTGCCCGGCAATCTCTACAACAGCCGCGACCGCCTGCCGGACACCATCTACGACAATCCGATCTTCCCGATCAACACGCCGGGCACCTACACCGACGACGAGATCCGCAATTGCATGGCAGCCTACTTTGCCAATGTGAGCTACATGGACGAGCAGCTCGGCCGCATTCTGGACGCGCTGAAGGAGCAGGGACTCGACGAAAACACCATCGTCGTCTATGCCAGCGACCACGGCGAGAACCTCTTCAGTCACCAAATGGTGCAGAAGCAGTGCTTCTTTGAAACCGCTGTGGGAGTGCCCATGATCTGCCGCATTACCGGCGTCACGGAACCCGGAAGCATTCGCCATCAACTCACCACCCTCCTCGATCTCCTGCCAACATTCTGCGACGCCTGCGGCATTGAGGCACCGGCCGGGCTGGACGGCAAATCCCTTCTTCCCGTCCTTCGTGCCAATTCACCGCTACGCGATGCGGTTTTCAGCGAGTTTTACGAATTTGGCACCGCCGAGCGCATGGTGCGTTGCGACCGATGGAAATATGTTCACAGTGAGGGCGATCTCCATCAGCTCTACGATCTGGAAAATGACCCCGACGAAAATGTCAACCTCATCGACCATCCGGACTATCAGGCCATCTGCGCGGAACTCGACGCGCTGGTGTGCCGCGACTGGGCCAAGCCCGATATGACCGGTATTCCGAAGCCGCGCGGCGACACACGCATCGGCCAAAAATCCCATCGACCCCCCGAGGTTCGCTGA
- a CDS encoding zinc-binding dehydrogenase: protein MKAVVVQKAGEIAVLDLPEPPMGDYEARCEILCGSVCAGTDTHLVQGHPPFCYWLSMPFILGHESVGRVVETGAKVRHLKAGDVITRVGCPATGGVTNGWGGFAEMGIATDWRAMKEDGLDGWQDKTVQQVLPEDVSPAVGTLFITWRETLSYLTRMGVRKESSVLILGSGGNGLAFASHAINLGATRVAMLGAANRESDAKLAGVTHYVDYRAENPWAQVMEASPEGFDFVIDALGKADLVSSGQGCLKEGGTIGIYGLDEAGKIHLTPGKTFTFYGGGYDEAEAHEAVLAHFRAGRLKPEVWTDASKTFSLDNIAEAFTALANRELIKPLVKIAKA from the coding sequence ATGAAAGCCGTCGTTGTTCAAAAAGCCGGGGAAATTGCCGTTCTCGATCTGCCCGAACCCCCGATGGGTGATTACGAAGCCCGCTGCGAGATCCTTTGCGGATCAGTCTGCGCGGGCACGGACACCCATCTCGTCCAGGGTCATCCCCCTTTCTGTTATTGGTTGAGCATGCCTTTCATCCTGGGACACGAGAGTGTCGGACGCGTCGTGGAAACGGGAGCCAAGGTTCGCCATCTCAAGGCGGGGGATGTGATCACCCGCGTCGGATGCCCGGCAACCGGCGGGGTGACAAACGGGTGGGGTGGTTTTGCCGAGATGGGAATTGCCACGGATTGGCGCGCCATGAAGGAGGACGGACTGGACGGATGGCAGGATAAAACGGTCCAGCAAGTCCTTCCGGAGGATGTGTCCCCGGCGGTCGGGACGCTTTTCATCACATGGCGCGAGACGCTGAGCTATCTGACACGCATGGGAGTTCGCAAGGAGAGCTCCGTTCTCATCCTCGGATCCGGCGGGAACGGACTCGCGTTCGCCTCGCACGCCATCAATCTCGGCGCCACACGGGTCGCCATGCTTGGGGCCGCCAACCGTGAATCCGATGCCAAACTCGCCGGTGTCACCCACTATGTCGACTACCGCGCGGAAAACCCCTGGGCGCAGGTCATGGAGGCATCGCCCGAAGGCTTCGATTTCGTCATCGATGCCCTTGGCAAGGCCGATCTGGTCTCTTCCGGTCAGGGTTGTCTCAAGGAGGGAGGCACCATCGGGATCTACGGCTTGGATGAGGCCGGTAAAATCCATCTCACTCCCGGCAAGACATTCACCTTCTACGGGGGTGGATACGATGAGGCGGAAGCCCATGAGGCCGTGCTCGCCCATTTCCGCGCCGGGCGCCTGAAACCCGAAGTCTGGACCGATGCCAGCAAGACATTTTCATTGGATAACATCGCCGAGGCCTTCACCGCGCTGGCCAACCGCGAACTCATCAAGCCACTCGTCAAGATCGCCAAAGCCTAG
- a CDS encoding anaerobic sulfatase-maturation protein yields the protein MEKAIRRGPAGTPAARPFHIMTKPIGPICNLDCEYCFYLEKEKLFPSNENFKMGDDVLEAYISGYIASQNTPEVTFAWQGGEPTLLGLDYFRRIVGLQKKHGGGRVIRNAIQTNGTLLDDDWCAFLKTEGFLVGLSVDGPAHLHDVYRVDKKKRPTFKLVMNGLRLLKKHGVEFNTLTVVNASNSKHPLEVYRFLKEIGSGFIQFIPLVERKADALASEAGLDLGAPTDGAVAGSPVTSWSVPSRRYGEFLCAIFDEWVRRDVGKVFVQIFDVTLGNWVGAGSGLCVFSEKCGSALALEHNGDLYSCDHYVYPQYRLGNLLNRSLGEMVNSPQQIKFGNDKSDTLPRYCRECEVRFACHGECPKHRFISTPDGEPGLNYLCASYKLFFNHVAPHMNTMGELLRRRRPPAQIMEILARYDSSKAADRA from the coding sequence ATGGAGAAAGCCATCCGGCGCGGTCCGGCCGGGACCCCGGCGGCAAGGCCGTTTCACATCATGACGAAGCCGATCGGGCCGATCTGCAATCTCGATTGCGAATACTGCTTCTACCTCGAGAAGGAAAAACTTTTCCCCTCCAACGAGAATTTCAAGATGGGGGACGATGTCCTGGAGGCTTACATCTCCGGGTATATCGCCTCGCAGAACACGCCGGAGGTGACCTTCGCCTGGCAGGGCGGGGAGCCGACGCTGCTCGGGCTCGATTATTTCCGCCGCATCGTGGGGCTGCAAAAAAAGCACGGGGGCGGAAGGGTCATCCGCAACGCGATCCAGACCAACGGAACCCTTCTCGACGACGACTGGTGCGCCTTTCTGAAGACCGAGGGTTTTCTGGTCGGCCTGAGCGTGGACGGCCCGGCGCACCTGCACGATGTCTACCGTGTGGACAAGAAAAAGCGGCCCACATTCAAGCTCGTCATGAACGGCCTGCGCCTTTTGAAAAAACACGGTGTGGAATTCAACACGCTCACCGTGGTCAACGCCAGCAACTCGAAGCATCCGCTGGAGGTGTACCGTTTCCTCAAGGAGATCGGCAGCGGGTTCATCCAGTTCATCCCGCTGGTCGAGCGGAAGGCGGATGCGCTGGCGTCCGAGGCGGGACTCGATCTGGGCGCGCCGACGGACGGCGCCGTGGCCGGGTCGCCGGTCACTTCGTGGAGCGTTCCATCCCGCCGTTACGGCGAGTTCCTCTGCGCGATCTTCGACGAATGGGTGCGCCGCGATGTGGGAAAGGTCTTCGTGCAGATCTTCGATGTGACGCTCGGGAACTGGGTCGGGGCGGGATCGGGCCTGTGCGTTTTTTCCGAGAAATGCGGATCCGCGCTCGCCTTGGAGCACAACGGCGACCTCTACTCGTGCGACCATTATGTTTACCCGCAATACAGGCTCGGCAACCTGCTCAACCGCTCCCTCGGGGAGATGGTGAATTCGCCGCAGCAGATCAAATTCGGCAACGACAAATCCGACACCCTTCCGCGCTATTGCCGCGAGTGCGAAGTGCGCTTCGCGTGTCACGGCGAGTGTCCGAAACACCGCTTCATCAGCACCCCGGACGGCGAGCCCGGGCTCAACTACCTCTGCGCCTCCTATAAACTGTTCTTCAACCATGTCGCCCCGCACATGAACACCATGGGGGAGTTGCTCCGGAGGCGCCGACCACCGGCCCAAATCATGGAAATCCTCGCACGATACGACTCGTCAAAGGCCGCCGATCGCGCGTAA